Proteins encoded in a region of the Trypanosoma brucei gambiense DAL972 chromosome 4, complete sequence genome:
- a CDS encoding peroxisome biogenesis factor 1, putative: MQHSSFEVSIDPSRTDSFVLVSNEFIRGNLLPYYGRNIPFVVPLRISDGHKNTYVGCLAHRPHNFAAFKLIISVTMATSLGVTNGAIVQCTAVFKFAKAATVLVRPSSVDESEVVEQNALRIEAQLLRQVQVVFPAMTLDVAVFDGVNAKMVVERIEDREGHEVTSGCAVMAEGTEFVVATRTRHVEQSGAPTWSVLRCHTWRKEKGFNNDATAGDANVEAVSLYMNPSTAARHHWSEGLVMGFWDLAKASQLLESKEVTSSFLRSNALKAPIRLVEGMEDGVCTSPAFIQASNIVVFPTLDENIPTATDRDCPSASTSPFSNQIPYESVVEVHGTAPQELREHLVCWFEEIKKLGPHHSKYGSNGNVLLCGGSGTGKTAIVGAVLNELHGVHINVVQCKAEKLLASLQRALVECVMCAPAVLVLDNFDAVAPAQKEESVLSVTGATKAILEGTLRCFTEALSLCGAASVLVVATCANRQCVNEGLRSAYCFTKVIKVEALDRKTRVALLKQLFPKESAEALEEVGDLMGNYTPFDMRKVSQPIKSSLDGGRVPFREAARGAIAAFTPLSHTGITFLKSEKASLQSVGGLAEARKVLYDTLVLPMKHPELFARLPLKTRSGVLLYGASGCGKTFVVEAIVNSENLNCIVVNGPEVFGKYIGQSEQKIRDVFERAQAAAPCVVFFDEFDSVAPQRGVDNSGVTDRVVNQLLCYLDGVESRKDVYVVAASSRPDLIDAALLRPGRLDKAVHCPIPSLEDRVNILTICFEQLQAELTLPEIKEIAEQTINWTPADLNGLASSASMVVNRRIIEKLSKRCEEREVEHNFAVLNVGKGTTREKIEDILRPSAAAAAREEALNVANRITIKDVRQAMGMTKPSLTKEHIWEQERIHRLFSKQEKSSTREVGRKLTQR, translated from the coding sequence ATGCAGCACAGCTCCTTTGAAGTTTCTATCGACCCGTCCCGAACGGACTCATTTGTCTTGGTGTCAAATGAATTCATCCGTGGAAATCTACTACCCTACTATGGAAGGAATATACCCTTCGTGGTACCCTTGAGGATTTCGGACGGTCATAAGAACACGTACGTCGGTTGCTTGGCGCACAGGCCGCACAACTTTGCTGCGTTTAAATTAATCATATCCGTCACCATGGCGACGAGCCTGGGAGTTACTAATGGCGCAATAGTGCAGTGCACAGCGGTGTTCAAATTCGCAAAGGCAGCCACGGTCCTTGTGCGCCCATCCTCCGTGGATGAAAGTGAGGTGGTTGAACAGAATGCACTTCGCATTGAGGCACAATTATTGCGGCAGGTCCAGGTGGTGTTCCCCGCAATGACGCTCGATGTCGCGGTGTTTGATGGTGTTAATGCGAAAATGGTGGTCGAGCGTATTGAGGACCGTGAAGGTCACGAAGTCACATCTGGATGTGCCGTAATGGCCGAAGGCACGGAATTTGTTGTTGCCACTCGAACGCGTCACGTCGAACAGAGCGGTGCTCCGACGTGGTCGGTACTGCGGTGCCATACctggaggaaggaaaagggatttAACAACGATGCGACGGCCGGAGACGCAAATGTAGAGGCGGTGTCGCTTTATATGAATCCTTCAACGGCGgcgcgccaccactggagtgAAGGTCTTGTGATGGGTTTTTGGGACCTGGCGAAGGCTTCACAACTTCTCGAATCGAAGGAAGTCACATCCTCCTTCCTTCGATCCAACGCACTGAAGGCCCCCATCCGGTTGGTAGAGGGAATGGAAGATGGTGTGTGCACCTCTCCAGCTTTCATTCAGGCATCCAATATAGTCGTTTTTCCAACACTTGATGAGAACATACCCACGGCAACAGATAGGGACTGCCCCTCCGCCAGTACATCTCCCTTCAGCAACCAGATACCTTACGAAAGCGTGGTAGAGGTGCACGGGACAGCTCCTCAAGAGCTTCGAGAGCACTTGGTATGTTGGTTCGAGGAAATTAAGAAACTCGGGCCTCACCACAGCAAATATGGAAGCAATGGTAATGTTTTACTTTGTGGTGGAAGTGGAACCGGTAAGACGGCTATCGTCGGCGCTGTGCTCAATGAACTTCACGGTGTCCACATCAACGTGGTTCAGTGCAAAGCCGAGAAGCTGTTGGCATCCCTCCAACGAGCCCTGGTTGAGTGTGTGATGTGCGCCCCCGCCGTTCTAGTCTTGGATAACTTTGACGCTGTTGCGCCCGCGCAAAAGGAAGAATCGGTGTTGAGTGTCACCGGCGCAACAAAAGCCATTTTGGAAGGAACCCTGCGCTGCTTTACTGAAGCACTTTCACTATGTGGCGCCGCGTCCGTTCTCGTTGTTGCCACCTGTGCCAACCGGCAATGTGTTAACGAGGGTCTGCGCTCCGCCTACTGTTTTACCAAAGTGATCAAAGTGGAGGCGCTGGATCGCAAGACAAGAGTAGCATTGCTGAAGCAATTGTTCCCCAAGGAGTCAGCAGAAGCTCTCGAGGAAGTTGGAGACCTCATGGGCAATTACACGCCGTTTGATATGAGGAAGGTGTCGCAGCCAATAAAGAGTTCGTTGGATGGGGGGAGGGTGCCATTTCGTGAGGCCGCGCGAGGGGCCATAGCCGCCTTCACACCCTTGTCTCACACGGGAATAACATTTCTCAAAAGTGAAAAGGCATCTTTGCAATCTGTTGGTGGCCTCGCTGAGGCGCGAAAAGTTTTGTATGACACACTGGTGCTGCCAATGAAACACCCAGAACTCTTCGCACGGTTGCCACTGAAGACACGTAGCGGCGTACTTCTCTATGGTGCCTCGGGGTGCGGGAAAACGTTTGTTGTGGAGGCCATTGTGAATTCCGAAAACTTGAACTGCATCGTGGTTAACGGCCCTGAGGTTTTTGGCAAATACATTGGCCAGAGTGAGCAGAAGATCCGTGACGTTTTTGAGCGCGCGCAAGCTGCTGCGCCATGCGTTGTTTTCTTCGACGAGTTCGACTCTGTCGCCCCACAGCGGGGGGTGGACAACTCCGGTGTAACAGACAGAGTGGTTAACCAACTTCTGTGTTACCTGGATGGCGTGGAAAGCAGAAAAGATGTCTACGTTGTAGCTGCCTCTAGCCGTCCTGACCTCATCGATGCGGCGCTTCTGCGGCCTGGACGGTTAGACAAGGCTGTTCACTGTCCCATTCCATCGTTGGAGGACCGGGTTAACATCTTGACAATTTGCTTTGAGCAACTTCAGGCGGAGTTAACGCTACCGGAAATTAAAGAAATTGCCGAACAGACAATCAATTGGACGCCGGCAGACCTGAACGGATTAGCGTCATCAGCGAGTATGGTGGTAAATAGGCGCATTATCGAGAAACTTTCCAAGCGTTGTGAGGAGCGTGAAGTGGAACATAATTTTGCCGTGCTTAACGTAGGAAAAGGAACGACACGGGAGAAAATAGAAGATATCTTGAGGCCATCTGCAGCTGCCGCGGCGAGAGAAGAGGCCTTGAACGTGGCCAACCGCATCACCATAAAAGATGTGCGGCAAGCAATGGGTATGACAAAACCCTCCCTAACCAAGGAACACATTTGGGAACAGGAAAGAATTCACCGCCTCTTCAGTAAGCAGGAAAAGAGCAGTACGAGGGAAGTCGGAAGGAAATTGACCCAACGGTGA